The stretch of DNA CGGGAGAGCTGATGATGTACACCTCGACGGAACCCTGCCCGATGTGTGCCGGCGGGATCGACATCGCGGGGCTCCGTGCGGTCGTCTACAGCGTCTCGGGCGAGCGTGCCGCCGCGATCCGCGGGACGGATTCGCTCCTCTCCTCGACGGCGGTGTTCGCCGCGGGCGGCGGCGACGTCCGGGTAATCACGGATGTGCTCCGGCCGGAGGGTGAGAAACTCCACGAAGCCCACTGGTAACGGGCTACGCGCGGTGTTTCGCCCGCTCGACGACTGCCTGCGCGAGCGCCTCGAAATCCGCCTCATCGGGCACCACGTCGACCGCGATCCCCGCGTCCCGTGCGCTCTCCGCGGGGCTCTCGGCGATGGCGCCGACGACCGCGTCTTCGAGGCCCGCGACAGCTTCCTCACGGACCCCCCGCTCCTCGGCGGCCACGAGGAACCCCTCGACGGTCGAGGAGGAGGTGAACGCGGCACCGTCGAGTTCGCCGCGGCCAGCCAGCGCCGCGGACTCACCGGCGTCCGCGGGCCGTTCGAGCCGGTACAGCGTCGTCTCGGTCACGTCGGCGCCCGCGTCGCGCAGCCCCTCGGGCATCGTCGCGCTCGCCCGGTCCGAGCGTCCGAGGGCGACGGTCTTCCCCGCAACGTCGCCTTCGAGCTCGGCGACCATCCCTTCGGAGTCGTACTGTTCGGGGACGCGGTCGACAGTCCAGCCCTTCGCTTCGGCGGCCTCGGCGGTCGAGGAGCCGATACAGCAGAGCACAGCGTTGCCCGGATCCCAGCCCGCAGCGGCGAGCACGTCCACGCCCGTCGCCGAGGTGAGGACGACAAACTCGGCGTCCGGCGGTGTCTCCCCGGTCGGTTCGATCGTCAGCATCGGATCCGGCACCGGCTCGGCGCCGAGGGCGTCGAGGAAGTCGGCGGCGTCGTCGATGCGGCCGTCGTCCGGGCGGAAGACGGCGACGCGGGGGCGGGGCATCTACTCCTCGGCGGCGGCCGCGATCAGGTCGTCGGCGCCGCGGTCGGCGAGGTCGGCCGCGAACTCGACGGCCGCGTCGACGTGGCTGTCGATGGGCAGGTCGCGGGTCTCCTCGACGACCTCGGTGCCGTCGGTCGAGAGCACCTGCGCGCGGACGGAGACGCTGTCGCCCTGCACGGTCGCGTGGACGCCCAGCGGGGCGACACAGCCCCCGCCCAGCTCCGCAAGCACGGTGCGCTCGACGGTGACGGCGACGCGGGTCGGCGCGTGGTCGAGCTTCTTCCGGAGCCGGGAGATCACGTCCTCGTCCCGGGCGGTGACGGCGATGACCCCCTGTGCGGGCGCCGGCACGAACTCCTCGGTCGGGAGGGGGCTGGTGCCGATCCTGTGGCGCAGGCCGCTGCGTTCGAGGCCGGCCTCGGCGAGCACGATCGCGTCGTACTCGTGGTCGTACTCCTGGCCCAGCGCGCCGCGTTCCAGTTCGGAGAGGCCGTCGAACCACTCCTCGACGGACTGGTCGAACTCGTCGGTCTCCTCCTCGATCGCGTTCAGCCCCTCGTTCTCGTCGTCGAGGACGCCCTCGGGATCGATGTTGTACTCTCGCATCTCCTTGCTCGCCTCCTCCTCGTCCGTCCCGAGCCGGCGCTCGTGTTCGCGCTGGAGTTCGGGCGCGAGCAGCTTCTCGATCCGGCTGTCGACGTTCCCCCGGAGCGGCCGCACGTCGAGGTCGGGGCGGGCGTGCAGCAGTTGGGCGGTCCGGCGGACCGACGAGGTGCCGACGACGGCGCCCTCGTGGAGTTCGTCGAACTCTTTCCCCTCCTTCGTGACCAGCAAGTCGCCGGCGGGCGCTCGCTCGGGCACGGCGGCGACGACGATCCCGTCCGCGAACTCCGTGGGCATGTCCTTCATCGAGTGGACCGCGGCGTCGCAGTCGCCGTCGACGACCTCCTGATCCAACGCGTGGACGAACGCGCCGATGCGGCCGAGGTCGGCGATGAGTTCGTCCCGGATCCGGTCGCCCTCGGTCTGGACTTCGACCAGCTCCACCGGGCGCCGGCGGGTGCCCACCCGTTCCTGCACGAACGCGGCCTGTCGCATGGCGAGGTCGGACCCGCGCGTGGCGAGGCGGAGGGTCCTGTCGGTGCTCATGGGCGGGAGTGGGCGACGGGTGGGGAAAAGGGGTACGTTCGCCGTCGAACGTCGATTCCGGCGAAACACTGATACCGGTCGTATACGAACGTATACGCATGCCGACCAAGAGCGTTCGGCTCGATGTCGACCTCTACGAGCGAGTGATGGCCCGCAAGCGCGAGGATGAAACCGTCTCGGAGACTGTCGATCGGCTTATCGACGACGTGTCGCTACTCGATCTCGCTGACGACGGGGAGTACGACGAGGAACGCGCTGACGAGCGAAAAGCTGCCCTCGAACGTACTGCCGATGCCGACGAAGTCTCGCTGACCGATCTCACGGAGCGGGAGACGTGATCCTCGACACGAACTTCCTTATCGACATCGACGCCAACCGGCCCGAAGCAATCGAGAAAGCTCGGGAGATCGAGGACGCGGGGGTTCCCCGCCGAGTCCCACACGTCGTCGTCTTCGAGTTGTGGACTGCTGTCGGAAAGGGGAATGAAACGGAGGCCAATCGACGGAAGTTCGAACGTGTACTTGACGGACTCCCGCGGGCGGAGACCACGGACTCGATCGTGAAACGCGCAGGCGAGATCGAAGGCCGAGTGCAGGCAGCCGACCCGAACGATAGCGGTGTCGGCGTCGCCGACGCAGTGATCGCCGCGACAGCAGTACACCTCGGGGAACCGGTCGTCACCGACGATGGTGATTTTCGTCGTAGGATCAAGGAACAGGCGAACGTCGATACGTTAGAGATCGAGGAGTACGCTTAGAGCGCCTCCCGATACGCTTCGAGCGTCTTCTCCACGTCCGCCTCGGTGTGGCCGTAGGAGACGAACTGGGACTCGAACTGGTTCTGGGAGAGGAACACGCCCTGTTCCTTCATCGCCGGCCAGAAGCGCCGCCGCCAGCGGTCGGTCTCGGCGGCGGCCACGTCGGCGCCGGTCTTCGGGCAGTCGTCGTAACGCGGGCAGCTCTCGGTCTGCTTGCAGCCGCCCGCGCAGGTGTCGTCGACGTTCTCCGGGCCGTCACGGGTGAAGAGCAGCTTGAACATCGAGTCCGTCCCGGCGACGGTGTACGAGGGCGCCTGCTCCCGGACGATCTCGGTGAGCCCCTCGCGGAGCTGCTCGCCCAAACTGTCGACGTGCTCGTACACGTCGTTCTCGGCGGCGAAGCGCAGCGTTTCGAGTCCGGCGGCCATCGTCACAGGGTGGCCCGAGAACGTCCCGGCCTGGAACACGTCGCCGGCGGG from Halolamina sediminis encodes:
- a CDS encoding nucleoside deaminase; this encodes MDLEKFDHESHMAEAIDCAREAAARGDEPYGSVLVKDDEVVMRAGNRVVTENDLRAHPELTLAKRAASERDDAGELMMYTSTEPCPMCAGGIDIAGLRAVVYSVSGERAAAIRGTDSLLSSTAVFAAGGGDVRVITDVLRPEGEKLHEAHW
- a CDS encoding uroporphyrinogen-III synthase — its product is MPRPRVAVFRPDDGRIDDAADFLDALGAEPVPDPMLTIEPTGETPPDAEFVVLTSATGVDVLAAAGWDPGNAVLCCIGSSTAEAAEAKGWTVDRVPEQYDSEGMVAELEGDVAGKTVALGRSDRASATMPEGLRDAGADVTETTLYRLERPADAGESAALAGRGELDGAAFTSSSTVEGFLVAAEERGVREEAVAGLEDAVVGAIAESPAESARDAGIAVDVVPDEADFEALAQAVVERAKHRA
- the hemC gene encoding hydroxymethylbilane synthase gives rise to the protein MSTDRTLRLATRGSDLAMRQAAFVQERVGTRRRPVELVEVQTEGDRIRDELIADLGRIGAFVHALDQEVVDGDCDAAVHSMKDMPTEFADGIVVAAVPERAPAGDLLVTKEGKEFDELHEGAVVGTSSVRRTAQLLHARPDLDVRPLRGNVDSRIEKLLAPELQREHERRLGTDEEEASKEMREYNIDPEGVLDDENEGLNAIEEETDEFDQSVEEWFDGLSELERGALGQEYDHEYDAIVLAEAGLERSGLRHRIGTSPLPTEEFVPAPAQGVIAVTARDEDVISRLRKKLDHAPTRVAVTVERTVLAELGGGCVAPLGVHATVQGDSVSVRAQVLSTDGTEVVEETRDLPIDSHVDAAVEFAADLADRGADDLIAAAAEE
- a CDS encoding PIN domain-containing protein: MILDTNFLIDIDANRPEAIEKAREIEDAGVPRRVPHVVVFELWTAVGKGNETEANRRKFERVLDGLPRAETTDSIVKRAGEIEGRVQAADPNDSGVGVADAVIAATAVHLGEPVVTDDGDFRRRIKEQANVDTLEIEEYA